A segment of the Thermoanaerobaculia bacterium genome:
GCGGTGGCCGACGGCGCCCTCGCCGTCGCCCGCCTCGCCGGAGAGAGGCGGGGAGGGGGCGTCACTCAGGTGGCGCTCTCCGGCGGCTGCTTCCAGAATCGTCGCCTCAGCGAGAGTCTCGCGGCGGCCCTGCGCGCCGCCGACTTCACCGTCCTCCTGCAGCGCGCCGTGCCGCCCAATGACGGCGGCATTGCGCTCGGACAGATCGCGGTCGCCGCAGCGCGGCTCGCGGCACACTGAACTCGGAAAGACCAGAGGAGAGAAGCCCATGTGTCTCGGAGTTCCAGGTCAGGTCATCGAAGTGATACCGAACGAGATCGGCATTCCGATGGGCAGAGTCGACTTCTCCGGTGTCGTGAAGGAGGTCTGCCTCGCCTACACGCCCGAAGTCGAGGCCGGGCAGTGGGTGGTCGTCCATGTCGGCTTCGCGATCAGCCGGATCGACGAAGCGGAGGCCCGGAAGGTCTTCCAGTATCTCGAGGAGATCGGCGAGCTGCTCGAGATCCAGGACGAAGCCGCCGCGAAAGCCAGAGGGAACTGAGACCATGCGCTTCGTCGACGAGTACCGCGGCGAGCCCGAGGCCCAGGCGCTCTTCGCCGCCCTGCGCCGCGATACCCACCAGAGCTGGAAGCTCATGGAGGTCTGCGGCGGGCAGACCCACACGCTCATGCGTTCGGGCATCGATCGCATGCTTCCCGGGTCGGTCGGGCTGATTCACGGCCCCGGCTGTCCGGTCTGCGTCACCCCGCTCGAGCTCATCGACCAGGCGCTCGCTGTCGCGCGGCGCCCCGAGGTCATCTTCACCTCGTTCGGCGACATGCTGCGGGTGCCCGGCTCGACCACCGACCTGCTGGCCGTCAAGTCCGCCGGCGGCGACGTGCGCATGGTCTATTCGCCGCTCGACGCGGTGAAGCTGGCGCGCGACAACCCCGACCGCGAGGTGGTCTTTTTCGCGGTCGGCTTCGAGACCACGGCGCCGCCGAACGCCATGGCGGTATGGCAGGCGAAGCGGCTCGGCCTGGGCAACTTCTCGATCCTCACCTCGCATGTGCTCGTACCTCCGGCAATGGAAGCGATCCTCTCCTCGCCGGACTGCCGGGTGAACGGTTTCCTCGCCGCCGGCCATGTCTGTGCGGTGATGGGCTATTGGGAATACGAGCCGATCGCCGAGAAGTACCGCGTACCGATCGTCGTCACCGGCTTCGAGCCGCTCGACCTGCTGCAGGGGATCCACATGGCCGTCAAGGCGCTGGAGGCCGGGCGCTGGGGGGTGGAGAACCAGTACGTGCGCGCCGTCACGCGCGACGGCAACCCGGCAGCACAGAAGCTGGTGACGGAGGTCTTCGAGGTCTGCGATCGCAAGTGGCGCGGCATCGGGACGATTCCGCGCAGCGGCCTCCGCCTGCGCGAGGCGTTTCGGGATCACGACGCCGAGAGGAAGTTCGGCGTCTCCGGGATCGTCGCCGAGGAGTCGCCGCTGTGTATCGCCGGCGAGGTGCTGCAGGGGATCCGCAAGCCTTCCGAGTGCCCGGCGTTCGGAAAGCAGTGCAACCCGGAGCGGCCGCTCGGGGCGCCGATGGTCTCCTCCGAGGGGGCCTGCTCCGCCTACTACCGCTACGCGAGGCTCGCGTGAGCGGGCCGCGCCGCGGGGCGCCCGAAGCCGCCGGCGATCTCTCCCTGGGCCCCGTCTGTCCGGTGCCGATCTCCGACTACCCCACCGTGCAGATGGCGCACGGCGGCGGCGGTCGCCTGACCCAGCAGCTCATCGAGCGCATGTTCGTCCCCAGCTTCTCGAATCCCGAGCTCGAGCGGATGCACGACGGCGCGGTGCTTGCGGGCGGCAGTGAGCGCCTCGCGTTCTCGACCGATTCCTACGTCGTGCGGCCGCTCTTCTTTCCCGGCGGCGACATCGGCTCGCTCGCCGTCCACGGCACGGTCAACGATCTCGCGATGTGCGGTGCGCGGCCGGTGGCGCTCACCTGCGCCCTGATTCTCGAAGAGGGCCTGCCGATGGCGACCCTCTGGCGGATCGTCTCTTCGATGAAGGAGGCCGCGGCTGTGGTCGGCGTTCCGATCGTGACCGGCGACACCAAGGTGGTCGATCGCGGCAAGGGCGACGGGGTGTACATCAACACCGCCGGCATCGGGAGGATCCCGGACGGCATCGACATCTCCCCCCGGCGCGCCCGCC
Coding sequences within it:
- a CDS encoding HypC/HybG/HupF family hydrogenase formation chaperone; protein product: MCLGVPGQVIEVIPNEIGIPMGRVDFSGVVKEVCLAYTPEVEAGQWVVVHVGFAISRIDEAEARKVFQYLEEIGELLEIQDEAAAKARGN
- the hypD gene encoding hydrogenase formation protein HypD produces the protein MRFVDEYRGEPEAQALFAALRRDTHQSWKLMEVCGGQTHTLMRSGIDRMLPGSVGLIHGPGCPVCVTPLELIDQALAVARRPEVIFTSFGDMLRVPGSTTDLLAVKSAGGDVRMVYSPLDAVKLARDNPDREVVFFAVGFETTAPPNAMAVWQAKRLGLGNFSILTSHVLVPPAMEAILSSPDCRVNGFLAAGHVCAVMGYWEYEPIAEKYRVPIVVTGFEPLDLLQGIHMAVKALEAGRWGVENQYVRAVTRDGNPAAQKLVTEVFEVCDRKWRGIGTIPRSGLRLREAFRDHDAERKFGVSGIVAEESPLCIAGEVLQGIRKPSECPAFGKQCNPERPLGAPMVSSEGACSAYYRYARLA